The genomic segment aaaaaaaaaaaaaaaaaaatatatatatatatatgtatatatattattttttataaaagcatacatattttttgtacatatatatatatatatatatattttcttttaattatttacttatttgtatttatttatttatttatgttacaaattataatataatataatataatatatatttttaaacacATAAACATTTAATTCttaacttatatatatatatatatatatatttatttatttataacattttgtTCAGTCATACATTATTGTATTATTTCGATTGTATCATAAGAATCGAGATAAGTTTCTAGAAATTTTGGTATTTTGAacacttttttattataattatcatataagTAAATATTGAGAAGATAATATATGGATCCACTTGTTACTCCTAATAATCCGGATATAGATGCTTTTAAATTTTGTGCATGTATAATATCGATTAATATAGACAGATAAGGCAAGTAcatgttattaatattaattccAAAGATTAAGTTAGCTTTTTGATATGGATTAAGCATACaattaacaaataataatgattttaaTAAAGCTGTTGAATAAAATggttttttaatatatgaacatataataGATAAAATGCTAATCtgtgatatataataagatagCATTTCAGATGATCCAAGTATATTTTCTAATTGATTACTTTGtacatataacatatatatatttgttaaaacGTATAGAGAAATATCTCCATAAAATAAAGCCGATGTATAAATTCTATAAAATTCAAATGCTCTCAAAACTCTTTTACTATGTAATGCAATATCTTCAGGTTTTAAACCAATTACATTTAatgttaatattaataatgatgatgataaaaataatttcgttataatttttgtgttttttaatttatatataaatgaggatttcaaattattaaaatattgtgCAAGTAGTTTTTTTTgctgaaaatatatttctaatactttgttattttgtttgtttttctttccttttattGAATTTGTATCATTAttaggtatatataaataatataatttattcttatttttagaTTTATTGACAAAGttcttaaattttttataatgtatattctGATTGGTTGTGTGGAAATTTTGTATCGTTTTCTTGTTCattcttatatttaaataatcttTCCTTTTATAATATGGAGGATTCATATTACTTAATCGTTTTACATTGTTCGATATTTTATTGTACTTATAATTATTCTTTccacttaatttttttatgttatatacatttttgcAGTGTATGTTGGttaagtatataataattactgctatataaagaatgaaattcattctttttttttttttcatgtatattaaacttttcattatttaattaagaTATTTgtgtgtattatataaataaataaataaatatatttatatatatatatatatgtgtgaatGGAAAATTAATAAGTTATATTCATCTTCTACAtttcttaaatatttttacaaaagcttattttattttgtaacagccactaaaaatataagaagaTATAATTAAAAGGATAAATCTTATTTACCCTTATTAATCTTTTTCCTTGTGAATCcttcacttttttttttttttttttttttataataatatatataaatgctataatatttttttatataccattatattaatatatatatatatattatatatatatattttttttttattagtatTAGATGATGTACATTTATATTGAAATATTAAAGATTTTCATAAGGAAAACATAAGAATATTTAAGCAcctattttttaataaattaaaaattttttttttttttttttttaatacacacatatatatatttattaaattattgatttatttattatgtttaattatttttttttttaatatataaatatattataaaaaataaaaaatcgttttatttatattaattctcAATATTTGATATACGGCCTATTTTACATATTGACGAAACGAATTATACTGACATCCATATTATAAACCTATGTATTTAGATATATTCAGAATTTCTGAGGAAATAAttggaataaaaaaaatacagattattaaatataattgtcTAAAAGATAAAATGTGTTGAACTAGAATGAggccttatatatatatttatatatatgaataaattatatttttatgcaataaataataaataaataagtatatatacgTGAATCATCATTTTTGAGTAATATAACATAGGGGAAACTTTATTAAAGATAAAACAAAAGTATACAATGagttaacaaaaaaaaaaaaaaaatttcattggatttattaaattttgtactaaacaataaaatgtaataataagaaataagattatattcataaaaaaaattataacctATAGGATATGATTAGAAGAATAtaagaatttattatatgtacgtTGGGTTaagaatttataatataaatataagatgAATGAATAttgttcaatatatatatatatatatatatatatatatgt from the Plasmodium falciparum 3D7 genome assembly, chromosome: 14 genome contains:
- a CDS encoding DER1-like protein codes for the protein MNFILYIAVIIIYLTNIHCKNVYNIKKLSGKNNYKYNKISNNVKRLSNMNPPYYKRKDYLNIRMNKKTIQNFHTTNQNIHYKKFKNFVNKSKNKNKLYYLYIPNNDTNSIKGKKNKQNNKVLEIYFQQKKLLAQYFNNLKSSFIYKLKNTKIITKLFLSSSLLILTLNVIGLKPEDIALHSKRVLRAFEFYRIYTSALFYGDISLYVLTNIYMLYVQSNQLENILGSSEMLSYYISQISILSIICSYIKKPFYSTALLKSLLFVNCMLNPYQKANLIFGININNMYLPYLSILIDIIHAQNLKASISGLLGVTSGSIYYLLNIYLYDNYNKKVFKIPKFLETYLDSYDTIEIIQ